From Chryseobacterium shandongense, the proteins below share one genomic window:
- the prmC gene encoding peptide chain release factor N(5)-glutamine methyltransferase, whose amino-acid sequence MTISEYKKFFKAELSELYNDSETAFLSSVFVEKITGFNSFYQRKFSDQELLIDDEQKLSEVLNELKTGKPYQHILGETEFYGMTFFVNENVLIPRPETEELLELAIKKIHHSPLPIEKLRILDIGTGSGIIPLVLKKHLPDAEVSSIDYSEKALEVAKKNADFHQLNINFIHTDYLNFDSKEEFDVIISNPPYIGIDEQNEIEDSVKGFEPMMALFSPTSDALIFYRKIARDAQKYLSDNGLLFLEINQKLGPETLELYKNDFTEAELIKDLSGNDRFIFGRK is encoded by the coding sequence ATGACGATTTCAGAATATAAAAAGTTTTTTAAAGCTGAACTTTCCGAATTGTACAACGATTCCGAAACAGCTTTTTTAAGTTCAGTTTTCGTTGAAAAAATTACTGGATTTAATTCTTTTTACCAAAGAAAATTCTCTGATCAGGAATTGTTGATTGATGATGAGCAAAAGCTGTCTGAAGTTCTCAATGAATTAAAAACAGGTAAACCTTATCAGCATATTTTGGGTGAAACCGAATTCTATGGAATGACCTTCTTCGTGAATGAAAATGTCCTGATTCCCCGCCCGGAAACGGAAGAGCTATTGGAATTGGCCATCAAAAAAATTCACCATTCACCATTACCGATTGAAAAGCTTAGAATCCTCGACATCGGAACCGGAAGCGGAATTATCCCTTTGGTGCTGAAGAAACACTTGCCGGATGCGGAAGTTTCGTCAATTGATTATTCTGAAAAAGCGCTGGAAGTGGCAAAAAAGAATGCTGATTTTCATCAATTAAACATCAATTTTATTCATACCGATTACCTGAATTTTGATTCGAAAGAGGAATTTGATGTCATCATTTCCAATCCGCCCTACATTGGAATTGATGAGCAGAATGAAATTGAAGATTCCGTGAAAGGTTTTGAACCAATGATGGCACTCTTCTCCCCTACTTCAGACGCCCTGATTTTCTATAGAAAAATTGCTAGGGATGCTCAAAAATATTTATCTGATAATGGTTTGCTGTTTCTGGAAATTAACCAGAAATTGGGACCTGAAACGCTCGAATTGTACAAAAATGATTTTACAGAAGCAGAACTGATAAAAGATCTATCCGGAAACGACCGTTTTATTTTTGGAAGAAAGTGA
- a CDS encoding DNA topoisomerase IV subunit B yields MSQEINPIYSEDNIRTLDWQEHIRLRPGMYIGKLGDGSSADDGIYILLKEILDNSIDEFRMKAGKRIEIKVDDGKVTIRDFGRGIPLGKVVDAVSKMNTGGKYDSKAFKKSVGLNGVGTKAVNALSEYFRVRSFRDGRLKMAEFSKGMITENYDEKDTSDRNGTEISFIPDGDIFLNFKFRKEYIERMLRNYAYLNPGLKIFFNGETFYSENGLKDLLDEELENETLYPIVHLKDNDIEVAITHTDKSQTETYFSFVNGQNTTQGGTHLNAFREAYVKTIREFFNKNFDASDVRKSIVAAISINVEEPVFESQTKTKLGSNDIGPNGPTVRTFVIDFLKSKLDNFLHKNPEVAEAIQRKILISERERKELSGIQKLARERAKKVSLHNKKLRDCRQHYNDQKNERKGETQIFITEGDSASGSITKSRDVETQAVFSLKGKPLNCYGLTKKVVYENEEFNLLQAALNIEESLEDLRYNQVIIATDADVDGMHIRLLMITFFLQFFPDLIKNGHLYILQTPLFRVRNKKETRYCYSEAERVKALNDLGKNPEITRFKGLGEISPDEFKHFIGKDIRLEPVVVGKDQTIDQLLEFYMGKNTPDRQVFILENLVVEDPDIDKKEILS; encoded by the coding sequence ATGTCACAAGAAATAAATCCAATCTATTCCGAAGATAATATCAGAACCCTTGATTGGCAGGAACACATTCGTTTACGCCCCGGAATGTACATCGGGAAGCTGGGAGACGGTTCTTCTGCCGATGATGGGATTTACATTTTGCTGAAAGAAATCCTGGACAACTCCATTGATGAGTTCAGGATGAAAGCCGGTAAAAGAATCGAAATAAAAGTAGATGACGGCAAGGTCACTATCCGTGATTTCGGAAGGGGTATTCCGCTCGGAAAAGTGGTGGACGCTGTTTCTAAAATGAATACCGGAGGAAAGTACGACAGTAAGGCCTTCAAAAAATCGGTAGGTCTGAACGGGGTCGGTACAAAGGCGGTAAATGCCTTGTCCGAATATTTTCGCGTTCGCTCGTTCCGCGACGGAAGATTAAAAATGGCTGAGTTTTCCAAAGGGATGATTACCGAAAACTACGATGAAAAAGATACTTCAGACCGAAACGGAACAGAGATCTCTTTCATTCCCGATGGTGATATTTTCCTGAATTTTAAATTCAGAAAAGAGTATATCGAAAGAATGCTCCGGAATTATGCATACCTTAATCCCGGGCTTAAAATATTTTTCAACGGCGAAACTTTTTATTCCGAAAACGGACTGAAAGATTTGCTCGATGAAGAACTTGAAAATGAAACCCTTTACCCAATCGTTCATCTTAAGGATAATGATATTGAAGTAGCGATTACACATACGGATAAATCCCAGACGGAAACGTATTTTTCTTTCGTTAACGGACAAAATACAACTCAGGGTGGAACACACCTCAATGCCTTCCGTGAAGCGTACGTGAAGACCATTCGTGAGTTTTTCAATAAAAATTTCGATGCTTCTGACGTCAGAAAGTCCATCGTTGCAGCTATTTCCATTAACGTCGAAGAACCTGTTTTTGAATCCCAAACCAAAACAAAACTTGGTTCCAATGACATCGGACCAAACGGACCAACGGTAAGAACTTTCGTCATTGATTTCCTAAAGAGCAAATTAGATAATTTCCTCCATAAAAATCCTGAAGTTGCTGAAGCGATTCAAAGGAAAATTTTAATTTCAGAAAGAGAAAGAAAAGAACTTTCCGGAATCCAAAAGCTGGCCAGGGAAAGGGCTAAAAAAGTTTCCCTTCATAATAAAAAGCTCCGTGACTGCAGACAGCATTACAATGATCAGAAAAACGAACGAAAAGGAGAAACCCAGATTTTCATTACAGAGGGTGATTCGGCATCAGGATCTATTACCAAATCCAGGGATGTCGAAACACAAGCCGTATTTTCATTAAAAGGAAAACCTTTGAACTGTTACGGACTGACAAAAAAAGTAGTGTACGAAAATGAAGAGTTTAACCTTCTTCAGGCTGCTCTGAATATTGAAGAAAGTCTGGAAGATTTGCGATACAATCAGGTGATTATTGCAACGGATGCCGATGTAGACGGAATGCATATCCGTTTGCTGATGATCACGTTCTTCCTGCAGTTTTTCCCGGATCTTATTAAAAACGGACACCTGTACATTCTTCAGACTCCATTGTTCAGGGTTAGGAATAAAAAAGAAACAAGATATTGTTATTCTGAAGCGGAAAGAGTAAAAGCGCTGAACGATCTTGGAAAAAACCCTGAAATCACCCGATTTAAAGGATTAGGAGAAATATCGCCGGATGAGTTTAAACATTTTATCGGTAAAGACATCCGTCTGGAACCTGTAGTGGTGGGGAAAGACCAGACCATAGATCAACTTCTGGAATTTTATATGGGTAAAAATACACCGGACCGACAGGTTTTTATTCTTGAAAATCTTGTCGTTGAGGATCCTGATATTGATAAAAAGGAAATATTGAGTTAA
- a CDS encoding DUF4180 domain-containing protein, with product MEIKTHNIGTARVAEVISETMLIKNSQDGLELLGNLYYQDFDKTIIYEKNITPEFFDLKTKIAGEILQKFSNYRMRLAIVGDFSKYQSTSIQEFIFESNTGKQVAFVNNVAEALNKLKH from the coding sequence ATGGAAATCAAAACACACAACATAGGTACTGCCAGAGTTGCAGAAGTAATTTCAGAAACAATGCTGATTAAGAATTCTCAGGACGGACTAGAGCTCTTGGGAAATCTTTATTACCAGGATTTTGATAAAACCATTATATATGAAAAAAACATCACTCCGGAATTTTTTGATTTAAAGACAAAAATAGCCGGTGAAATTCTGCAAAAATTTTCCAACTATCGTATGAGATTGGCCATTGTAGGCGATTTCAGCAAATATCAAAGTACAAGCATTCAGGAATTTATTTTTGAAAGCAATACAGGAAAACAGGTTGCTTTTGTGAATAATGTTGCTGAAGCATTGAATAAACTCAAGCATTAA
- a CDS encoding rhomboid family intramembrane serine protease produces MSSIGIIIIAVTCIVSYLGLNDTRIFEKYKFNVAAISSRKEYFRLISSAFLHADFMHLFFNMLSLYFFQGVVSYFFGNIGFLIIYFGSMILGNVFSLMIYKNQPWYSAIGASGAVSGVIFASIAMAPNEISVNFLPGWLFGTLYFGYSVYMMLNPKQWDNLGHSAHLGGAFFGLVYSIALHPDLAMSNILYLGIMSLPLIYLAYEIFVRKRIG; encoded by the coding sequence ATGAGTTCAATTGGTATCATTATAATTGCTGTTACCTGTATTGTTAGTTATTTAGGACTAAATGACACAAGAATTTTTGAAAAGTATAAATTCAATGTAGCTGCAATTTCCTCCCGAAAAGAATATTTTAGATTAATAAGTTCTGCTTTTCTTCATGCAGATTTTATGCATTTATTTTTTAATATGCTTTCTCTATATTTCTTTCAGGGTGTTGTATCATACTTCTTTGGAAATATAGGATTCTTAATTATTTATTTCGGATCTATGATTCTCGGAAACGTATTTAGCCTGATGATTTATAAAAATCAGCCGTGGTACTCGGCAATAGGAGCTTCCGGCGCAGTTTCGGGAGTTATCTTTGCATCAATCGCAATGGCTCCTAATGAAATAAGTGTGAATTTTCTACCGGGGTGGCTTTTCGGAACCTTATATTTTGGTTATTCGGTTTATATGATGCTTAATCCAAAACAGTGGGATAATTTAGGACACTCAGCGCATTTGGGCGGGGCATTTTTCGGATTGGTTTATTCGATTGCTTTGCATCCCGATTTAGCAATGAGTAACATTTTGTATTTAGGAATTATGTCGCTCCCGCTGATTTATCTGGCGTATGAGATCTTTGTTCGTAAAAGAATAGGATGA
- a CDS encoding L-threonylcarbamoyladenylate synthase, producing MAKILRIYPENPQENLINEVIKTLNNGGLIIYPSDTVYALGCNIFDIKAMEKLAQIKKIKLEKAQFSIICNDLSHLSDFTRPIDTSVFRFLKSHLPGPFTFILDANKSLPLAYKGHKTIGIRVPDHPIPQLIVEKLGHPIASTSIKDDDEIIEYSTDPELIAEKYDHLVDIVIDSGYGDNVASTIVDLTSGEPEVIRQGKGII from the coding sequence ATGGCAAAAATATTAAGAATTTATCCCGAAAACCCTCAAGAAAATCTTATAAATGAGGTGATTAAAACTTTAAATAATGGTGGACTGATCATTTATCCGTCTGATACGGTGTATGCCTTAGGCTGCAATATTTTTGATATTAAAGCCATGGAAAAGCTCGCACAAATCAAAAAAATTAAGCTGGAGAAAGCTCAGTTTTCAATAATCTGTAATGATCTGAGTCATCTTTCGGATTTTACGCGGCCTATTGATACTTCCGTTTTCAGATTTCTGAAAAGCCATCTTCCCGGTCCGTTCACCTTTATTTTAGATGCAAACAAAAGCCTGCCTCTGGCTTACAAAGGACATAAAACCATCGGTATCCGTGTGCCGGATCATCCAATTCCCCAGCTGATTGTGGAAAAATTAGGACACCCCATTGCATCAACCTCGATCAAAGATGATGACGAAATTATTGAATATTCTACCGATCCCGAACTTATCGCCGAAAAATATGATCATCTGGTGGATATTGTGATTGATTCCGGTTATGGAGACAATGTTGCTTCAACCATTGTGGATCTTACCTCCGGAGAACCTGAAGTGATCCGACAGGGAAAAGGGATTATTTAA
- a CDS encoding SDR family NAD(P)-dependent oxidoreductase: MEARTKIALVTGGSRGLGRNSAIKIAQKGLDVIITYNSNKEEADKVVSEIQALGRKSIAYQLNTKNIGSFDTFVKTVGDHLEENTGSRNIDYLVNNAGTALYAPIPDVTEEQLDDVVDIHFKGVFFLTQKFLPFINDNGGIINVSSGLARFALPGSSVYGSMKAGVEMLTKYMAKELGPRKIKANVVAPGAIETDFGGGRTRDDEHVNAMIAGNTALGRAGLPDDIGGVVAFLCTEDAGWINGQRIEASGGMFL; this comes from the coding sequence ATGGAAGCAAGAACCAAAATTGCATTAGTTACCGGCGGAAGCCGTGGTTTAGGAAGAAATTCAGCAATTAAAATCGCTCAGAAAGGGCTGGATGTCATCATCACCTATAACAGTAACAAAGAAGAAGCGGACAAAGTGGTAAGTGAAATCCAGGCATTGGGAAGAAAATCAATCGCTTATCAGCTCAATACAAAAAATATAGGAAGCTTTGATACTTTCGTAAAAACCGTAGGAGATCATCTTGAGGAAAACACAGGAAGCCGAAACATTGATTATTTAGTGAATAATGCAGGAACGGCCCTGTATGCACCGATTCCTGATGTTACGGAAGAGCAGCTGGATGATGTAGTGGATATTCATTTCAAAGGCGTATTTTTCCTGACACAGAAATTTTTACCATTCATTAATGATAACGGAGGAATTATCAATGTTTCTTCAGGACTGGCAAGATTTGCATTACCGGGATCTTCCGTTTACGGTTCGATGAAAGCAGGAGTGGAAATGTTGACGAAATACATGGCTAAAGAGCTGGGCCCAAGAAAGATCAAAGCTAATGTTGTTGCTCCGGGTGCAATTGAAACAGACTTCGGAGGCGGAAGAACAAGAGATGATGAGCATGTCAATGCGATGATTGCAGGAAATACGGCATTAGGAAGAGCTGGTCTTCCGGATGATATTGGCGGCGTAGTAGCTTTCCTTTGTACGGAAGACGCAGGCTGGATCAACGGGCAGAGAATTGAAGCTTCCGGCGGAATGTTTTTGTAA
- the yaaA gene encoding peroxide stress protein YaaA produces MKILTSPAKLMNTENTTDLLKTTVPKFIDDAAYIQSYLKEKSPKYLSELMEISSKLADENWERNQKWKAKPTAKESAPALYAFTGEVYRGLDAKTLDKNSVDYLQKNHRILSGLYGLLKPSDKIMLYRLEMGRPFEFEHYKNLYEFWKEKITDQLNAEMKKNEILLNLASNEYFKAVDRKKLNHTVIDFDFYELKDGKPKTIVVYTKHARGMVVRFCAETNAKTPNDVKAFNYDGYRIDEDKSTDTKLVFTR; encoded by the coding sequence ATGAAAATACTTACTTCACCTGCAAAATTAATGAACACCGAAAATACTACCGATCTGCTGAAAACAACAGTTCCAAAGTTCATTGATGATGCAGCCTACATACAGTCTTACCTCAAAGAAAAATCTCCGAAATATCTTTCAGAACTAATGGAAATTTCATCCAAACTGGCCGATGAAAACTGGGAAAGGAACCAGAAATGGAAGGCAAAGCCAACAGCAAAAGAATCTGCTCCGGCGCTCTATGCTTTTACCGGTGAAGTGTACAGAGGTTTGGATGCCAAAACATTGGATAAAAATTCAGTAGATTACCTGCAGAAAAACCACCGAATTCTTTCCGGTTTATATGGACTGCTGAAACCTTCAGATAAAATAATGCTCTACCGTCTGGAAATGGGAAGGCCGTTTGAGTTTGAACATTATAAAAATCTTTACGAATTCTGGAAGGAGAAAATCACAGACCAGCTGAATGCTGAAATGAAAAAGAATGAAATTCTCCTTAATCTGGCCAGTAATGAATATTTTAAAGCAGTTGACCGAAAAAAACTCAATCACACCGTTATTGATTTTGATTTTTATGAATTAAAAGACGGAAAACCAAAAACCATTGTCGTATATACCAAACATGCCAGAGGAATGGTAGTACGCTTCTGTGCTGAAACCAATGCTAAAACACCGAATGATGTTAAAGCATTCAATTATGATGGCTACAGAATTGATGAAGACAAATCTACCGACACCAAACTTGTTTTTACGAGATAA
- a CDS encoding methionine aminotransferase, with product MIQLPLSKLSNVGTTIFSQMTQLANENEAINLSQGFPDFMPDPELLNYVDHFIKKGFNQYAPMGGMIGLKEEIAKKIESAHQTVYHPDQEITVTAGGTQAIFTAIASFIKRDDEVIIFEPAYDCYEPTVELFGGIVKRFEMKAPDYEINWNAVKNLVTDKTRMIIINNPNNPAGKILKENDIQELIAIVKDTSILILSDEVYENIVFDGKPHLSICQYPELKERSLLVASFGKLFHVTGWKVGYCAAPENLTAEFRKVHQFNVFSVNTPMQLALAEYMKNPDHYNGLSKFFQEKRDFLRQGLSNTSFELLDCEGTYFQALKYNKISDQSDIDFARELTISHKVASVPFSSFYKNKLNENVIRLCFAKKQETLERAIENLSKI from the coding sequence ATGATACAACTTCCATTGTCAAAGCTTTCCAATGTAGGAACAACCATTTTCAGCCAGATGACACAGCTGGCGAATGAAAACGAAGCCATTAATCTTTCACAGGGATTCCCGGATTTCATGCCGGATCCTGAGCTGTTAAACTACGTTGATCATTTTATTAAAAAAGGGTTTAACCAATATGCTCCGATGGGTGGAATGATTGGCTTAAAGGAAGAAATTGCAAAAAAAATTGAAAGTGCTCATCAGACGGTCTATCATCCAGATCAGGAAATTACCGTAACAGCGGGCGGTACACAAGCCATTTTTACAGCCATTGCCAGCTTTATAAAAAGAGATGACGAAGTGATTATTTTTGAACCGGCCTATGATTGTTACGAGCCAACTGTTGAACTTTTCGGAGGAATTGTAAAACGTTTTGAGATGAAAGCGCCTGACTATGAAATCAACTGGAACGCCGTAAAGAATCTGGTTACGGACAAGACCAGAATGATTATCATTAACAATCCGAACAATCCTGCCGGAAAAATTTTAAAAGAAAATGATATTCAGGAACTTATCGCCATCGTTAAAGATACTTCCATTCTTATATTAAGTGATGAAGTATATGAAAATATTGTTTTCGACGGAAAACCGCATCTAAGCATCTGCCAATATCCCGAATTGAAAGAAAGAAGTCTGCTGGTTGCATCCTTCGGGAAATTGTTTCATGTGACAGGTTGGAAAGTTGGCTATTGTGCCGCTCCTGAAAATCTGACTGCAGAATTCAGAAAAGTTCACCAATTCAATGTGTTTTCGGTGAATACGCCAATGCAGCTTGCTTTGGCAGAATACATGAAAAATCCTGATCATTACAACGGTTTAAGTAAATTCTTTCAGGAAAAAAGAGATTTTTTAAGACAAGGATTATCAAATACTTCTTTTGAATTGCTGGATTGCGAAGGAACGTACTTCCAGGCTTTGAAATACAATAAAATATCCGATCAAAGCGATATTGATTTCGCCCGTGAACTGACCATTTCCCATAAAGTAGCAAGTGTTCCGTTTTCATCTTTTTATAAAAATAAACTGAATGAAAATGTCATCCGCTTATGTTTTGCTAAAAAACAGGAAACTTTGGAAAGAGCGATTGAGAATTTGTCTAAAATATAG
- a CDS encoding DNA gyrase/topoisomerase IV subunit A: MTTEEHPHEGESLKKVSGLYKDWFLDYASYVILDRAIPSVYDGFKPVQRRIMHSMRELEDGRYNKVANIVGNTMKYHPHGDASITDAMVGIGQRELLIDTQGNWGNIYTGDSAAAARYIEARLTPFALEVVFNPKTTEWAKSYDGRNNEPIDLPVKFPLLLAQGVEGIGVGLSTKILPHNFNELINASVAYLKGKRFEIFPDFLTAGFLDVSEYNDGQRGGKVRARAKISPLDKHTLIITELPYSKTTSDLIDSILKANEKGKIKIKKIEDNTSDKVEILIHLHNDVSPDKTIDALYAFTDCQVTISPNACVIVGDKPMFMNVSDILKMNTDHTVSLLKKELEIELHELQESWHFSSLERIFIENRIYHDIEEVKTWEDVLKTIDKGLKPHTGHLLRAVTEEDILRLTEIRIKRISRFDLDKFKENIAALEGKIEQVKHHLNNLVQYAIDYYLNIQKKYGKDRQRKTELRIFDTIDATKVAVANEKFYANFEEGFIGTSLKKDQYLFDCSDIDDIITFRKDGSMKVVKVEAKTFIGKDILHVAIWKKNDKRTVYNMIYREGREGPYYMKRFSVTGVTRNTDYPLASDKKGSEVLYFSANPNGEAETVSVLLKPNPRIRKNKMDVDFSELAIKGRDSKGNLVTKYSVKKVDLKEEGVSTLAPRRIWFDDTVRRLNADGRGTLLGSFKGDDKILTINTNGEAKLVSFDLGNRFDDEYLVLEKWRPNQPVTCIYFDGEKDIYFIKRFLFENTPNIQTFMPSEHPKSFIENVIVANGATAEIIFAKDKGKEREPETVNIDEFIAVKGIKAIGNQFTKFKVKTINIEIPEPEEEEPEVYEDPEPATGMDEDGMIGDLFQSENQN; this comes from the coding sequence ATGACAACAGAAGAACACCCGCACGAAGGTGAAAGCTTAAAAAAAGTTTCCGGGCTTTATAAAGACTGGTTCCTGGATTATGCTTCTTATGTAATTTTAGACCGGGCCATACCTTCGGTATATGATGGTTTTAAACCTGTTCAGCGAAGAATTATGCATTCCATGCGTGAACTGGAAGACGGACGGTACAATAAAGTAGCCAATATTGTAGGGAATACCATGAAGTACCATCCTCACGGTGATGCTTCAATTACGGATGCCATGGTGGGAATCGGGCAGAGAGAGCTGTTGATAGACACCCAGGGAAACTGGGGAAATATCTATACAGGTGATTCTGCGGCTGCAGCAAGATATATCGAGGCACGGCTTACACCTTTTGCGCTGGAAGTGGTTTTTAATCCGAAAACTACAGAATGGGCAAAATCTTATGACGGCAGGAACAACGAGCCTATTGATCTTCCGGTAAAATTCCCCTTGCTTCTGGCACAAGGTGTAGAAGGAATCGGGGTTGGACTTTCTACCAAAATTCTTCCGCATAACTTTAATGAATTAATAAATGCTTCCGTTGCCTATCTTAAAGGAAAAAGGTTTGAAATCTTCCCGGATTTTTTAACGGCAGGCTTCCTGGATGTTTCCGAATATAATGACGGCCAAAGAGGTGGTAAAGTTAGAGCCAGAGCAAAAATTTCACCGCTGGACAAACATACGCTGATCATTACGGAACTTCCATATTCCAAAACAACGAGTGATCTTATTGATTCTATTCTTAAAGCCAATGAAAAAGGAAAAATTAAGATCAAAAAAATTGAAGACAATACCTCAGATAAAGTTGAGATCCTGATTCATCTTCATAATGATGTCTCGCCGGATAAAACTATTGATGCTCTATACGCATTCACAGATTGCCAGGTAACAATTTCCCCGAATGCCTGTGTGATTGTTGGGGATAAGCCGATGTTTATGAATGTTTCGGATATTCTTAAAATGAATACCGACCATACCGTTTCCCTGCTTAAAAAAGAACTGGAAATCGAGCTTCATGAGCTGCAGGAAAGCTGGCATTTTTCTTCTCTGGAGAGAATATTTATTGAAAACAGAATTTACCACGACATTGAAGAGGTGAAAACCTGGGAAGATGTTTTGAAAACCATTGATAAAGGATTAAAACCTCACACCGGACATCTTTTAAGAGCAGTTACCGAAGAAGATATTTTAAGATTAACGGAAATCAGAATCAAGAGAATATCAAGATTTGATTTAGATAAATTTAAAGAAAATATTGCGGCACTCGAAGGCAAGATCGAACAGGTAAAACATCATCTGAATAACCTTGTGCAGTACGCTATTGATTATTATCTCAATATTCAGAAGAAATATGGAAAAGACCGCCAAAGAAAAACGGAGCTGAGAATTTTTGATACCATCGACGCGACGAAAGTGGCGGTGGCTAATGAAAAATTTTATGCCAACTTTGAGGAAGGATTTATAGGGACATCACTTAAAAAAGACCAATACCTGTTCGACTGTTCGGATATCGACGACATCATTACTTTCAGAAAAGACGGAAGTATGAAGGTGGTAAAGGTAGAAGCAAAAACGTTTATCGGAAAAGATATTCTGCATGTAGCCATCTGGAAGAAAAATGACAAAAGAACCGTCTATAACATGATTTACCGTGAAGGAAGGGAAGGGCCATATTACATGAAACGTTTCTCTGTGACAGGAGTTACAAGAAATACCGATTATCCGTTGGCTTCAGATAAAAAAGGCTCGGAAGTCCTGTATTTCTCTGCCAATCCGAATGGGGAAGCAGAAACAGTGTCTGTTCTATTAAAGCCGAATCCAAGAATCAGAAAAAACAAAATGGATGTTGATTTCTCTGAGCTGGCGATTAAAGGGCGGGATTCCAAAGGAAACCTGGTAACAAAATATTCGGTGAAAAAGGTTGATCTGAAAGAAGAAGGTGTTTCTACACTTGCCCCGAGAAGGATATGGTTTGATGATACCGTACGAAGATTGAATGCCGACGGACGTGGTACCTTATTAGGAAGTTTTAAAGGAGATGACAAAATCCTAACCATAAATACGAATGGCGAAGCAAAACTTGTTTCTTTTGACCTCGGAAACCGATTCGATGATGAATATCTCGTTTTGGAAAAATGGAGACCCAATCAGCCGGTAACTTGTATTTATTTCGATGGTGAAAAAGATATTTATTTCATAAAGAGATTCTTGTTTGAAAATACACCGAACATACAGACATTTATGCCTTCGGAACACCCGAAATCGTTTATTGAAAACGTCATTGTTGCCAACGGAGCAACTGCCGAAATTATTTTTGCGAAAGATAAAGGCAAAGAAAGAGAACCTGAAACCGTTAATATTGACGAATTTATTGCCGTAAAAGGAATAAAGGCTATCGGAAACCAATTTACGAAATTCAAGGTAAAAACCATTAACATCGAAATTCCTGAACCTGAAGAGGAAGAACCTGAAGTGTACGAAGATCCGGAGCCGGCAACAGGAATGGATGAAGATGGCATGATTGGTGATTTGTTTCAGAGTGAAAATCAAAATTAA
- a CDS encoding helix-turn-helix domain-containing protein, translating into MEKTAHTSYASLDDFYLEMTSKLGTDLESIFPKGLHKEIGHFNVFDIAQTLEKVRLTSEMPYNRRKYYKISLIRGRNKAEYADKIIQIKNNALLFATPKVPYHWVPEDTNQSGSFCVFTEDFFIKDKSYNTLEDLPIFQPGNIPLFEIDDTLANEIEQLFRKIKKEIDSDYIFKYDLIRNYVLELIHYGQKLQPASKLSTSNDSSLRVVSLFIELLERQFPIESSDQRLQMKTAKDYADRLAVHVNYLNKKLKESTGKTTTEIIAERIVQEAKIMLRQTRWNISEISYALGFEEIAHFSNFFKKKTSLAPMEFRS; encoded by the coding sequence ATGGAAAAAACAGCACATACTTCCTATGCATCACTGGACGATTTTTACCTCGAAATGACCTCCAAGCTCGGAACAGATCTTGAAAGCATATTTCCCAAAGGCCTTCACAAAGAAATCGGACATTTCAATGTATTTGATATTGCACAGACCTTAGAAAAGGTGAGACTAACTTCAGAAATGCCCTACAACAGGCGGAAATATTATAAAATCAGTCTGATCAGAGGAAGAAACAAAGCAGAATACGCAGATAAGATCATTCAGATAAAAAACAATGCTTTGTTGTTTGCTACTCCTAAAGTTCCTTACCACTGGGTTCCCGAAGATACAAACCAATCCGGAAGTTTCTGTGTATTTACAGAAGATTTTTTTATTAAAGACAAATCATACAACACACTTGAAGATCTGCCAATCTTTCAGCCCGGAAATATTCCCTTATTTGAAATTGATGATACGCTTGCTAACGAAATTGAACAGCTTTTCAGGAAGATCAAAAAGGAAATCGACTCCGATTATATATTTAAATACGACCTCATCCGGAATTATGTGCTTGAACTTATTCATTACGGACAAAAACTGCAGCCCGCTTCAAAATTATCAACCTCAAACGATTCTTCCTTACGGGTAGTTTCTCTGTTTATCGAATTGCTGGAAAGACAGTTTCCTATAGAATCATCAGATCAAAGACTGCAGATGAAAACTGCAAAAGACTATGCCGACCGACTAGCCGTTCATGTGAATTATTTGAACAAAAAATTAAAGGAAAGCACTGGGAAAACCACAACGGAAATCATAGCCGAAAGAATTGTACAGGAAGCCAAAATCATGCTCAGACAAACCCGGTGGAATATTTCCGAGATTTCTTATGCGTTGGGATTTGAAGAGATCGCTCATTTTTCCAATTTCTTTAAAAAGAAAACATCACTGGCGCCTATGGAATTCCGGTCGTGA